A genome region from Pseudomonas sp. N3-W includes the following:
- a CDS encoding AGE family epimerase/isomerase, which produces MPHVSRSASLPELTALFASVQQHFEGVIVPLWQGPGWNAEMALPYEALDAMHQPLPAQRYRAMACARQLYLFSSLIGQVPGAQERAAALFRSLQQHFHDAEHGGWFYSIDPQGAPLDPRKDLYTHAFILFACAHYWDKVREPRVESVLNATLEILAQRFAIEGGLYEACLERDWSSLDTGPLQNPLMHLAEAFLAIVSVREDAAVEHALVELCTGMQKQFVDPRENVLMEKPLGAVDNWFEPGHQFEWYFLLESSPLLRDSRLHRSLSRAFECTEQLGVVEENGAVRAMLDLDSDPRRPRDSTQRIWAQAEYLRALTLRPGSETTVLRQLQALQQRFLHDAGWYECRDEEGEVSRKDMPSTTPYHLATCYRGLADFLR; this is translated from the coding sequence ATGCCTCATGTTTCCCGCTCTGCCTCCCTGCCTGAATTGACCGCCTTGTTCGCCTCGGTGCAACAGCACTTCGAGGGGGTGATCGTGCCGCTCTGGCAGGGCCCCGGCTGGAACGCCGAGATGGCGCTGCCCTATGAGGCGCTGGACGCCATGCACCAGCCACTGCCAGCGCAACGCTACCGGGCCATGGCCTGTGCGCGGCAGCTGTATCTGTTTTCCAGCCTGATCGGCCAAGTGCCGGGCGCCCAAGAACGCGCAGCAGCGCTGTTCCGTTCATTGCAGCAGCACTTCCATGACGCCGAACATGGCGGCTGGTTCTACAGCATCGACCCGCAGGGGGCGCCGCTGGACCCACGTAAAGACCTCTATACCCACGCCTTCATCCTGTTCGCCTGCGCCCATTACTGGGACAAGGTGCGCGAGCCGCGGGTCGAATCGGTGCTCAATGCCACCCTGGAAATCCTCGCCCAGCGCTTTGCCATCGAAGGCGGTCTGTACGAAGCCTGCCTGGAGCGTGACTGGTCCTCCCTGGACACTGGCCCGTTGCAGAACCCGCTGATGCACCTGGCGGAAGCCTTTCTGGCGATTGTGTCGGTACGCGAAGACGCGGCGGTGGAACATGCGCTGGTCGAGTTATGCACAGGCATGCAGAAGCAATTCGTCGACCCGCGCGAAAACGTATTGATGGAAAAACCGCTGGGGGCTGTGGATAACTGGTTCGAGCCCGGTCATCAGTTTGAATGGTATTTCCTGCTCGAATCTTCGCCACTGCTGCGCGACAGCAGACTGCATCGCTCGCTGAGCCGCGCCTTCGAATGCACCGAGCAATTGGGTGTGGTTGAGGAAAATGGCGCGGTGCGGGCCATGCTCGATCTGGACAGTGATCCGCGTCGCCCGCGCGACAGCACTCAACGCATTTGGGCCCAGGCCGAATACCTGCGTGCCCTGACCTTGCGTCCGGGCAGCGAAACCACTGTGCTGCGCCAGTTGCAGGCGTTGCAGCAACGGTTTCTGCATGATGCCGGCTGGTATGAATGCCGCGATGAAGAAGGCGAAGTCAGCCGCAAGGACATGCCGTCGACCACGCCTTATCACCTGGCAACCTGTTATCGCGGGTTGGCTGATTTTCTTCGTTGA
- a CDS encoding triacylglycerol lipase, whose translation MSQSSATRYPLVLVPGMLGFIRLLLYPYWYGIISALRRGGATVIAVQVSPLNSTEVRGEQLLARIEEIVRETGAQKVNLIGHSQGSLTARYAAAKRPDRVASVTSVAGPNHGSELADYLEKHYPANSAKGRVLGVVLRVIGALMSLLETGYRGPRLPVDVHASHESLTTAGVALFNQRYPQGLPGAWGGHGPEEVNGVRYYSWSGTLQPGKTDRGGNLFDGTNRSCRLFASTFVREVGHCDGMVGRYSSHLGTVIGDEYPMDHFDIVNQSLGLVGKGAEPVRLFVEHAARLKQVGL comes from the coding sequence ATGTCGCAAAGCTCTGCCACGCGCTATCCGCTGGTGCTGGTTCCGGGAATGCTCGGGTTTATCCGGTTGCTGCTCTATCCCTACTGGTACGGGATCATCTCGGCGTTGCGCCGGGGTGGGGCGACGGTGATCGCGGTGCAGGTGTCGCCGCTCAACTCAACCGAGGTGCGCGGCGAGCAGTTACTGGCGCGGATCGAGGAGATTGTGCGAGAGACCGGCGCGCAGAAGGTCAATCTGATCGGTCATAGTCAGGGCTCGCTCACCGCCCGATATGCAGCGGCAAAACGACCGGATCGTGTGGCCTCGGTGACGTCGGTTGCCGGCCCCAATCACGGCTCGGAGCTGGCGGATTATCTGGAAAAGCACTATCCGGCCAACAGCGCCAAGGGCCGTGTGCTCGGGGTCGTATTGCGCGTGATCGGCGCGCTGATGAGCCTGCTGGAAACCGGCTATCGAGGGCCCAGACTGCCGGTGGATGTTCACGCCTCCCACGAATCCCTGACGACAGCAGGTGTGGCGCTGTTCAATCAGCGCTATCCGCAGGGCCTGCCCGGAGCCTGGGGCGGGCACGGGCCGGAGGAGGTCAATGGGGTGCGCTATTACTCCTGGTCCGGGACCTTGCAGCCGGGCAAGACCGATCGCGGGGGCAATCTGTTCGATGGCACCAACCGCAGTTGCCGCCTGTTTGCCAGCACCTTTGTGCGCGAAGTGGGGCATTGCGACGGGATGGTCGGACGCTACAGCTCGCACTTGGGCACGGTGATTGGCGATGAGTATCCGATGGATCACTTCGACATCGTCAACCAGTCGCTGGGGCTGGTGGGAAAGGGGGCGGAGCCGGTGCGGTTGTTTGTCGAGCATGCGGCGCGGTTGAAACAGGTAGGGCTATAG
- a CDS encoding DMT family transporter, which translates to MQYAYPLLAIFIWAGNTVINKLAVGAIFPAEIGFYRWLLAGLLFTPFMLKPVIAHWPLIRPNLGKIFILGVLGMAVYQSLAYFAATLTSATNMGIILSLMPLMSLAMAIVSLGQRLTAGALAGAVLSFAGVLVVVSSGSLGALLEHGVNLGDAMMLIATLAYAIYSTLLKKWQLKLPPLVLLYLQVLVAVVVLFPMFVASPKIGPTLQNIPLVLYACLLASMLAPLAWMQAVVRLGPSRTTLFFNLLPLITALIAAVVLHEQLAMYHLVGGVLTLGGVILSERWTTVLGRKLSVA; encoded by the coding sequence ATGCAATACGCTTATCCGCTGCTGGCCATTTTCATCTGGGCTGGCAACACCGTGATCAACAAACTGGCGGTCGGGGCGATTTTCCCCGCCGAGATCGGTTTTTATCGCTGGCTGCTCGCCGGCCTGCTGTTCACGCCATTCATGCTCAAACCGGTAATTGCCCACTGGCCGCTGATCCGCCCGAACCTGGGCAAGATCTTCATTCTCGGCGTACTGGGGATGGCGGTGTATCAGAGCCTGGCGTATTTCGCCGCGACCCTGACCTCGGCCACCAACATGGGCATCATTTTGTCGCTGATGCCGTTGATGTCACTGGCCATGGCGATTGTCAGCCTCGGCCAGCGCCTGACCGCCGGCGCCTTGGCCGGTGCCGTGTTGTCGTTCGCCGGGGTGCTGGTGGTGGTGTCGTCCGGCAGCCTTGGCGCGTTGCTGGAACACGGGGTGAACCTGGGGGATGCGATGATGCTGATCGCCACCCTGGCCTATGCGATCTACAGCACACTGCTGAAGAAGTGGCAGCTGAAGTTGCCGCCGCTGGTGCTGTTGTACTTGCAGGTGCTGGTGGCCGTGGTGGTGTTGTTTCCGATGTTTGTCGCCTCGCCGAAAATCGGCCCGACGCTGCAGAACATCCCGCTGGTGCTCTACGCCTGCCTGCTGGCTTCGATGCTGGCGCCATTGGCGTGGATGCAAGCGGTGGTGCGCCTGGGGCCGAGCCGCACCACGCTGTTTTTCAACCTGCTGCCGTTGATTACTGCGCTGATTGCGGCGGTGGTGCTGCATGAGCAGTTGGCGATGTACCACCTGGTAGGCGGGGTATTGACGTTGGGCGGGGTGATTCTTTCCGAGCGCTGGACCACCGTGTTGGGCCGCAAGCTCAGCGTTGCCTGA
- a CDS encoding helix-turn-helix transcriptional regulator, translating into MTRKHIDLLDFHELPAPVYFRYADFETHEYASAHRHPWGTLEYSAHGVLHMDIDGSRFMSPPQYAVWVPPQTEHSFYSNQPINYRAVCLAPPLCRDLPVQACTLAISDILKAILKDFAARDVQIPEQPADVRLAQVLVDQLQQAPVHNCYLPYASSPGLLGILERMQAEPGDNRPLADWAAQIHVSERTLARQFVRELGMSFGEWRQRLRFLAAIEALASSRSIQEIAFDLGYSTGSAFIAMFQRQAGSTPEQYRRSHLHGRKV; encoded by the coding sequence ATGACCCGCAAACACATCGATCTGCTGGATTTCCACGAGCTGCCGGCCCCGGTGTACTTCCGTTATGCCGATTTCGAAACCCACGAATACGCCTCGGCTCATCGCCACCCGTGGGGCACGCTGGAGTATTCAGCCCACGGCGTGCTGCACATGGACATCGACGGCAGCCGCTTCATGTCGCCGCCGCAATACGCGGTGTGGGTGCCGCCGCAGACCGAGCACAGTTTCTACAGCAACCAGCCGATCAACTATCGGGCGGTGTGCCTGGCGCCACCGTTGTGCCGGGACTTGCCCGTGCAGGCCTGCACCCTGGCGATCAGCGACATTCTCAAGGCCATTCTCAAAGACTTTGCCGCCCGCGATGTGCAGATCCCCGAGCAGCCCGCCGACGTGCGTCTGGCGCAAGTGCTGGTGGATCAGCTGCAGCAGGCGCCGGTACACAACTGTTATTTGCCCTACGCCAGCAGCCCCGGACTGCTCGGGATACTGGAACGCATGCAGGCCGAACCCGGGGACAACCGGCCCCTGGCGGACTGGGCGGCGCAGATCCATGTCAGTGAACGCACCCTGGCCCGGCAGTTCGTGCGCGAGCTGGGCATGAGTTTCGGCGAGTGGCGCCAGCGCCTGCGTTTTCTGGCGGCCATCGAGGCACTGGCCAGTTCGCGCAGTATTCAGGAGATCGCGTTCGACCTCGGTTACAGTACCGGCTCGGCGTTTATCGCGATGTTTCAACGCCAGGCCGGCAGCACGCCGGAGCAGTATCGGCGCAGTCATTTGCACGGCAGGAAGGTGTAA
- the ureG gene encoding urease accessory protein UreG — MNTQPLRVGIGGPVGSGKTALTLALCLALRERYNLAVVTNDIYTREDADFLVRNEALAPERIIGVETGGCPHTAIREDASINLEAVDQLNRRFPGLDLILVESGGDNLSATFSPELSDLTIYVIDVSAGDKLPRKGGPGICKSDLLVINKIDLAPLVGASLEMMDSDTRRMRNGKPFVFSNQKTGQGLEEIIAFIELQGLLTSAA, encoded by the coding sequence ATGAACACACAACCCCTGCGCGTCGGTATCGGTGGCCCGGTCGGTTCCGGCAAAACGGCCCTCACCCTGGCCCTGTGCCTGGCCCTGCGCGAGCGCTACAACCTGGCGGTGGTGACCAACGACATTTACACCCGTGAAGACGCCGACTTTCTGGTGCGCAACGAAGCCCTGGCGCCGGAGCGCATCATCGGTGTGGAAACTGGCGGCTGCCCGCACACGGCAATTCGCGAAGACGCCTCGATCAACCTTGAAGCCGTGGATCAACTCAATCGCCGCTTTCCGGGGCTGGACCTGATTCTGGTGGAGTCCGGCGGCGACAACCTGTCGGCGACGTTCAGCCCCGAGCTGTCCGACCTGACCATTTATGTGATCGACGTGTCGGCTGGCGACAAGCTGCCACGCAAGGGTGGACCGGGGATCTGCAAATCCGACTTGCTGGTGATCAACAAGATCGACCTCGCGCCGCTGGTGGGTGCATCGCTGGAGATGATGGACAGCGACACCCGGCGGATGCGAAACGGCAAGCCGTTCGTTTTCAGCAACCAGAAAACCGGCCAGGGCCTGGAAGAGATCATTGCCTTCATCGAACTTCAGGGCCTGCTGACCAGCGCCGCCTGA
- a CDS encoding HupE/UreJ family protein → MTLKRILGAIALLLTPAIAFAHPGHGDNGLIAGISHPISGIDHLLAMVAVGLWAAQQKGAARWALPCTFVGTMLIGGLLGFEGLQLPALENGIAASVLALGLAVALAVRPPLSLAVAATALFALFHGVAHGLELPDMSSPWAYAAGFVAATAALHAAGYAVVRVLPQAAAPLIRVAGAASAATGVWLLAG, encoded by the coding sequence ATGACACTGAAACGCATCCTGGGCGCCATCGCCCTGCTGCTGACCCCAGCCATCGCTTTTGCCCACCCGGGTCATGGTGACAATGGTTTGATCGCCGGCATCAGCCACCCGATCAGCGGCATTGATCACTTGCTGGCGATGGTTGCCGTGGGCCTGTGGGCAGCGCAGCAAAAAGGCGCGGCGCGTTGGGCACTGCCATGCACGTTCGTCGGCACCATGCTGATTGGCGGGCTGCTGGGGTTTGAAGGGCTGCAATTGCCGGCGCTGGAAAACGGGATCGCCGCCTCGGTGCTGGCGCTGGGCCTGGCCGTGGCGCTGGCCGTGCGTCCACCGCTGAGCCTGGCGGTTGCGGCGACAGCGTTGTTTGCGTTGTTTCATGGCGTGGCGCACGGGTTGGAATTGCCGGACATGTCGAGCCCATGGGCATATGCGGCCGGGTTTGTGGCGGCGACGGCGGCGTTGCATGCGGCTGGGTATGCCGTAGTGCGGGTGTTGCCGCAGGCAGCTGCGCCGTTGATTCGGGTGGCGGGTGCGGCTTCGGCGGCGACCGGGGTCTGGTTGCTCGCGGGCTGA
- a CDS encoding PsiF family protein, with translation MKMLRVPLLMIGLLLCSQGFAATAQQNKMTTCNADATAKSLKGDERKTFMSTCLKATPAANDAKTLTPQQQKMKDCNATAGTQKLTGDARKTFMSTCLKKQ, from the coding sequence ATGAAGATGTTGCGTGTCCCTTTGTTGATGATCGGTTTGCTGCTCTGCTCCCAGGGCTTCGCCGCCACTGCCCAACAGAACAAAATGACCACCTGCAATGCCGACGCCACCGCCAAGAGTCTCAAGGGCGATGAGCGCAAAACATTCATGAGCACGTGCCTCAAAGCCACGCCGGCCGCCAATGACGCCAAGACCCTGACCCCGCAGCAGCAGAAGATGAAAGACTGCAATGCAACGGCCGGCACCCAGAAACTGACCGGGGATGCACGCAAGACGTTCATGAGTACTTGCCTGAAGAAACAATAA
- a CDS encoding bacterioferritin, which produces MSDMHLSDVTTLRERARKNVENGAVTESYSADREEVLRLLNESLATELVCVLRYKRHYFMANGLKAHVAADEFLEHANQEAEHADRLAERIVQLGGEPEFNPDLLSKNSHAQYVAGKDLKEMVYEDLVAERIAIDSYREIIQYIGEKDPTTRRIFEDILAQEEEHADDMADILKDL; this is translated from the coding sequence ATGAGCGACATGCATTTGTCTGATGTAACCACCCTTCGCGAACGGGCCCGCAAAAACGTCGAAAACGGTGCCGTGACCGAAAGCTACAGCGCCGACCGCGAAGAAGTGCTGCGCCTGCTCAACGAGTCGCTGGCCACCGAACTGGTCTGCGTGTTGCGCTACAAGCGCCACTATTTCATGGCCAACGGCCTGAAAGCCCACGTCGCCGCCGACGAATTCCTCGAACACGCCAATCAGGAAGCCGAACACGCTGATCGTCTGGCCGAGCGCATCGTGCAACTGGGTGGTGAACCGGAGTTCAACCCTGACCTGCTGTCGAAAAACTCCCATGCACAATACGTGGCGGGCAAAGACCTCAAGGAAATGGTCTACGAAGACCTAGTCGCCGAGCGAATCGCCATCGACAGCTATCGCGAGATCATTCAGTACATCGGCGAAAAGGACCCAACTACCCGTCGCATCTTCGAAGATATCCTGGCCCAGGAAGAAGAACATGCCGATGATATGGCGGACATCCTTAAAGACTTATAA
- the ureE gene encoding urease accessory protein UreE: protein MLVIHRRIAPQPAWAAELHLTFEARSKSRLRCFSAEQEDVGLFLERGQPPLYDGECLEAEDGRIVRVCARPEQLLHVTCANAFELTRAAYHLGNRHVALQVGDGWLRLLDDYVLKAMLEQLGAHTENIEAPFQPEHGAYGGGHHHSRHGDEDFNYAPKLHQFGVRL, encoded by the coding sequence ATGCTGGTGATCCACCGCAGAATCGCCCCCCAACCCGCCTGGGCCGCCGAATTGCACCTGACCTTCGAGGCCCGGAGCAAGAGCCGCCTGCGCTGTTTCAGTGCCGAGCAGGAAGACGTCGGACTGTTTTTGGAGCGTGGCCAGCCGCCGCTGTATGACGGCGAATGCCTGGAGGCCGAAGACGGACGCATCGTCCGGGTCTGCGCCCGCCCTGAGCAACTGCTGCACGTCACCTGCGCCAATGCCTTCGAACTGACCCGCGCCGCTTATCACCTGGGTAATCGCCACGTCGCCCTGCAAGTCGGCGATGGCTGGCTGCGTCTGCTGGACGACTACGTGTTAAAGGCCATGCTCGAACAGCTAGGTGCCCACACCGAGAACATCGAAGCGCCGTTCCAGCCCGAACACGGCGCCTACGGAGGCGGTCATCACCATTCGCGGCACGGCGACGAAGACTTCAACTACGCGCCGAAACTGCACCAATTCGGCGTGCGTCTGTGA
- a CDS encoding AsmA family protein — translation MTRTQKIMSWTLASLVVLLAVLVLVIVFFDWNRIKPPLNAKVSEELHRPFAINGNLAVVWQREPDEGGWRAWVPWPHVVAEDLTLGNPDWSKKPQMVTLKRVELRISPLALLARHVVIPRIDLTEPNADLQRLADGRANWTFTFDPKDPNAEPSSWVVDMGAIGFDKGHVTLDDQSLKTQLDVLIDPLGKPIPFSEIVGDKAAKTALDKGGAPQDYAFALKVKGQYHAQQLAGQGKIGGLLALQDAAKPFPLQAQVKIGDTRVELAGTLTDPLNLGALDLRLKLAGASLGNLYPLTGVTLPDSPPYATDGHLSAKLHDAAGAQFRYDDFNGKIGSSDIHGSLAYVASQPRPKLTGTLVSNQLLFADLAPLIGADSNAKQQARGGASKQPADKVLPVEEFKTDRWRVMDADVEFTGKRIVHSEKLPFNDLYTHVVLTDGVLSLQPLRFGVAGGKLDAQVRLDGHTEPLEGQAKLTARGFKLKQLFPTFEPMKTSFGELNGDADISGRGNSVAKLLGSANGRLKMLINDGAISRELMELAGLNVGNYIVGKVFGDKEVKINCAAADFDIKTGLATTRLFVFDTENSIVYIDGSANMATEQLDLTITPESKGWRLISLRSPLYVRGTFSKPDAGVKAVPLMLRGAGMVALGVIAAPAAGLLALIAPSGGEPNQCAPLLEQMKAGKAPKTVKD, via the coding sequence ATGACGCGCACTCAAAAAATAATGAGCTGGACCCTCGCCAGCCTGGTTGTGCTGCTGGCAGTGTTGGTGTTGGTCATCGTGTTCTTCGATTGGAACCGGATCAAACCCCCCCTCAACGCCAAAGTCTCTGAAGAGCTGCATCGACCATTCGCCATCAATGGCAATCTGGCGGTGGTGTGGCAGCGCGAGCCTGACGAAGGCGGCTGGCGGGCCTGGGTGCCGTGGCCGCATGTGGTGGCTGAAGACCTGACCCTCGGCAACCCGGACTGGTCTAAAAAGCCACAGATGGTCACGCTCAAGCGTGTCGAGTTGCGTATCTCGCCCCTGGCCCTGTTGGCCCGGCACGTAGTGATCCCGCGCATCGACCTTACCGAACCCAATGCCGACCTTCAGCGCCTGGCCGATGGCCGCGCCAACTGGACGTTCACATTCGACCCCAAGGACCCGAATGCCGAGCCCTCCAGTTGGGTGGTCGACATGGGTGCCATCGGGTTTGACAAGGGCCATGTCACCCTTGACGACCAGAGCCTGAAAACCCAACTCGATGTGCTGATCGACCCGCTGGGCAAACCGATTCCGTTCAGTGAAATTGTCGGCGACAAGGCGGCGAAAACCGCCTTGGACAAGGGTGGCGCACCTCAGGACTATGCGTTTGCGTTGAAGGTCAAAGGGCAGTACCACGCGCAGCAACTCGCCGGCCAAGGCAAGATCGGTGGCCTGCTGGCGCTGCAAGACGCAGCCAAGCCGTTTCCGTTGCAAGCGCAGGTGAAGATCGGCGATACCCGCGTCGAGCTGGCCGGTACCTTGACCGATCCGCTGAATCTGGGCGCCCTGGACCTGCGCCTGAAGCTCGCCGGCGCCAGTCTCGGCAACCTGTATCCACTGACCGGTGTCACCCTGCCGGACTCGCCGCCTTACGCCACCGACGGCCACCTGAGCGCCAAGTTGCATGACGCCGCTGGCGCGCAATTTCGCTATGACGATTTCAACGGCAAGATCGGCAGCAGTGATATCCACGGCAGTCTGGCCTACGTTGCAAGCCAGCCACGGCCCAAGCTCACTGGCACGTTAGTGTCCAATCAACTGCTGTTTGCCGACCTGGCGCCGCTGATCGGTGCCGATTCCAATGCCAAGCAGCAGGCACGTGGCGGCGCCAGCAAGCAACCGGCGGACAAGGTATTGCCGGTTGAGGAATTCAAGACTGACCGCTGGCGGGTGATGGATGCCGACGTCGAATTCACCGGCAAACGCATCGTGCACAGCGAAAAACTGCCGTTCAACGACCTCTATACCCATGTTGTGCTCACCGACGGCGTGCTCAGCCTCCAGCCCCTGCGTTTCGGCGTGGCCGGCGGCAAGCTTGACGCCCAGGTGCGCCTCGACGGCCACACCGAACCGCTGGAAGGCCAGGCCAAACTCACCGCGCGCGGGTTCAAGCTCAAGCAGTTGTTCCCGACCTTCGAGCCGATGAAAACCAGTTTTGGTGAACTCAACGGCGACGCCGACATTTCAGGCCGTGGCAATTCGGTGGCCAAATTACTGGGCAGCGCCAACGGCCGGCTGAAGATGCTGATCAACGACGGCGCCATCAGTCGCGAGCTGATGGAGCTGGCGGGGCTCAACGTCGGCAATTACATCGTCGGCAAAGTGTTTGGCGACAAGGAAGTGAAGATCAACTGCGCCGCCGCCGACTTTGACATCAAGACCGGCCTGGCGACCACGCGCCTGTTTGTCTTCGATACCGAGAACTCGATCGTCTACATTGACGGCTCGGCGAACATGGCCACCGAACAGCTGGACCTGACGATTACGCCCGAATCCAAAGGCTGGCGTTTGATTTCCCTGCGTTCGCCGCTCTACGTGCGAGGCACGTTCAGCAAGCCGGACGCGGGTGTCAAAGCCGTTCCGTTGATGTTGCGCGGTGCCGGGATGGTGGCACTGGGTGTGATTGCTGCACCGGCGGCGGGGCTATTGGCGTTGATTGCGCCGAGTGGCGGTGAGCCGAATCAGTGTGCCCCGTTGCTGGAACAGATGAAGGCGGGCAAGGCGCCGAAGACCGTGAAAGACTGA
- a CDS encoding TetR family transcriptional regulator: MLPRAEQKQQTRNALMDAARHLMESGRGFGSLSLREVAKTAGIVPTGFYRHFDDMDELGLVLVSEVGQTFRETIRLVRHNEFIMGGIIDASVRIFLDVVSANRSQFLFLAREQYGGSLPVRLAIGRLREDISSDLAADLSLMPKLQHLDITGLSVMADLIVKSVFATLPDIIDPPLEALPEHLTPQAKITQQLRFIFIGLKHWQGLGSTE; the protein is encoded by the coding sequence ATGCTGCCCCGCGCCGAACAGAAACAACAAACCCGTAATGCCCTGATGGACGCCGCCCGTCATCTGATGGAAAGCGGCCGAGGATTCGGCAGCCTGAGCCTGCGCGAAGTCGCCAAAACCGCCGGGATCGTGCCCACCGGTTTTTACCGGCACTTTGACGACATGGACGAGCTGGGCCTGGTGCTGGTCAGCGAGGTTGGCCAGACGTTTCGCGAGACGATCCGGCTGGTGCGTCACAACGAATTCATCATGGGCGGCATCATCGATGCCTCGGTGCGCATCTTCCTTGATGTGGTCAGCGCCAACCGTTCGCAATTCCTGTTTCTGGCGCGCGAGCAGTACGGCGGCTCGCTGCCGGTACGCCTGGCCATCGGTCGATTGCGCGAAGACATCAGTTCGGACCTGGCCGCCGACCTGTCGCTGATGCCCAAACTGCAACACCTGGACATCACCGGCCTGAGCGTCATGGCCGACCTGATCGTCAAAAGTGTGTTCGCCACCCTGCCGGACATCATCGACCCGCCCCTCGAAGCGCTGCCCGAGCATCTGACGCCCCAGGCCAAAATCACCCAGCAACTGCGCTTCATCTTTATCGGCCTCAAGCACTGGCAAGGGCTCGGCAGTACCGAATAG
- a CDS encoding urease accessory protein UreF, with protein MNPAWALLRLASPQLPIGGYSYSQGLEMAVDNGRVDNSDSARRWISDQLLLNLARFEAPLLLAHCVAASEDNWGELLLRCEEHRASRETRELHQESRQMGYSLQQLLNGLPELDASARTFLEQRPEPHLALCWALAARAWQIGPQDALAAWLWSWLENQLAVLMKTLPLGQQAAQRLTSELLPLLQQAQQDATRITPEHFGSAAFGLSLACMAHERQYSRLFRS; from the coding sequence GTGAACCCGGCCTGGGCGCTGTTGCGTCTGGCCAGCCCGCAGCTGCCCATCGGCGGTTACAGCTATTCCCAAGGCCTGGAAATGGCGGTAGACAACGGTCGGGTGGATAACTCCGACAGCGCGCGACGCTGGATCAGCGATCAGTTATTGCTCAACCTCGCCCGCTTCGAAGCACCCTTGCTGTTGGCCCATTGCGTGGCCGCGTCCGAGGACAATTGGGGTGAACTGTTGCTGCGCTGCGAAGAACACCGTGCCAGCCGCGAAACCCGCGAACTGCATCAGGAAAGCCGGCAGATGGGCTATTCATTGCAGCAACTGCTCAATGGTTTGCCGGAACTCGACGCATCGGCCCGCACCTTTCTCGAACAACGCCCCGAACCGCATCTGGCCCTCTGCTGGGCCCTGGCCGCCCGCGCCTGGCAGATCGGCCCGCAAGATGCACTGGCCGCCTGGCTCTGGAGCTGGCTGGAAAACCAGTTGGCGGTGTTGATGAAAACCCTGCCGCTGGGCCAGCAAGCCGCCCAGCGCCTGACCAGCGAACTGCTGCCCTTGCTGCAACAAGCCCAGCAGGACGCCACTCGAATCACCCCCGAACACTTTGGCAGCGCCGCTTTCGGCCTGTCCCTGGCGTGCATGGCCCATGAGCGCCAGTACAGCCGACTGTTCCGTTCCTAG
- a CDS encoding cation diffusion facilitator family transporter — MSNRGEQSLLKQSTILMFAVAIAGIVTGVVSGAQSILFDGFFSLIATFIKVLMLITAKLIAKESNHRFQFGFWHLEPMVLLIEGSFLLLIAIYAFLNGVFGIINGGREIELGLVILYAAVFTVVEFGYFFYVRHRNRKLKSTLIQFDNISWLVDAMLSVGLLISFLTALLLKAQGYGQWAVYVDPLILILLALSMLPPAFKILRPALRDVLGIAPDKLDDTVRQVMDAAKIEHGFDDYSSYVQKHGRARFIEIHVVLPADYRLENVGQLDALREDISSKLGKADAARWLTISFTGDRKWIA; from the coding sequence GTGAGTAACCGAGGTGAGCAGTCGCTGCTCAAACAATCGACGATCCTGATGTTCGCCGTGGCGATCGCCGGCATCGTCACCGGTGTTGTGTCCGGTGCCCAATCCATTCTGTTCGATGGTTTTTTCTCGCTGATCGCGACCTTCATCAAGGTCCTGATGCTGATTACCGCCAAGCTGATCGCCAAGGAAAGCAATCACCGCTTCCAGTTCGGCTTCTGGCATCTGGAGCCCATGGTATTGCTGATCGAAGGCAGCTTTTTGCTGCTGATCGCCATCTATGCATTTCTCAACGGTGTGTTCGGCATCATCAACGGTGGTCGAGAGATCGAGTTGGGGCTGGTGATTCTCTACGCGGCGGTGTTCACCGTGGTCGAATTCGGCTACTTCTTCTACGTGCGGCACCGTAACCGCAAGCTTAAATCCACGCTGATCCAGTTCGACAACATCAGCTGGCTGGTGGACGCGATGCTGTCCGTGGGCCTGTTGATCAGTTTCCTCACCGCGTTGCTGCTCAAGGCCCAGGGCTATGGCCAGTGGGCGGTGTATGTCGACCCGCTGATCCTGATTCTGCTGGCCCTGAGCATGTTGCCACCGGCGTTCAAGATCTTGCGTCCGGCGCTACGCGATGTACTGGGCATCGCCCCGGATAAACTGGACGACACCGTGCGCCAGGTGATGGACGCTGCGAAGATCGAGCATGGTTTCGACGACTACTCGTCTTACGTGCAGAAGCACGGACGGGCGCGGTTTATCGAGATCCATGTGGTGTTGCCGGCGGATTACCGGCTGGAGAATGTCGGGCAGCTGGATGCGCTGCGCGAGGATATTTCTTCGAAGCTGGGCAAGGCGGATGCGGCGCGGTGGCTGACGATCAGCTTTACCGGGGACAGGAAGTGGATTGCCTGA